The genomic stretch GTGAGTCCACGGCTGAGGGCGGCGTTTGCGACGTGCATCTGGTTGGAACGGCACACGTTTCGGTGGTAAGAGAATTCAATTCctgtttggttggtgagaaaattCGAAATGGCCaatttctgtttggttggtgagaaaatttgaactgaaagctttggtctttggTTTTGTGTGTGGTTTGTAGGAGTCGTGCAGAGAAGTTGAAGCCGTGATCAGCTATTTGAAACCAGAGGTGCTTAATCCGTTTTGAAACTTGCTTAATAAggtttatattaaattaattctGATAACAATGTCATgaaattatgttaaattatAATAAAGTTTACGAATTTTCTTGTGATGAATGTAGGTTGTCTTCTTGGAGTTGTGTTCTAGTCGAGTGGCGGCACTCACCCCTCAGAATTTGAAGGTCTGAGTCTATGTTCTGGTTCGGCGTTAATTTTTGAATAACCAAACATGATTACCAATGCATTTAATTTATCAGGTACCGACGATGGGAGAAATGATTGAAATGTGGAAGAAAAAGCACAATGCTTTTGGCATTGTTTACAGCTGGTTCCTTGCAAAGGCATGTTTTCATCTTTGATCCAACTATACCAAGCATAATTTCCATATGTTCTCAGTATATTCAAGCGGTGGAATTTTCGTGTCATTTTTCTGCTAGGTTTCAAGTAGGCTTGAGGTGTTTCCCGGTGCTGAGTTTCGTGTAGCATATGAAGAAGCAATGAAGTATGGTGGTAGGGTGATACTTGGTGATCGCCCAGTGCAGGTATAATACATTATACCTTATCATTTTGGTGTTCTGATATCTATCATTTGCAGCCTGCCCAATGCACCCCTGGCTACATTCCACCCTTTGACTGAAGAAACATTTATCAGCTACACAAGTAATTTTGATGTGTAATGAAAGTGCAATTTCATTTTAAAGGCTGATTATGATGAGATTTCTTCCAATCGAATGCCATAGCTTTGCTTTTTTTGTTGACAAGATGCACTCTAGATGAAACTGTAAACCAGACTTTTGGAATGTTTATTCCCGAAGTCCTCTTTCATGTCCGTTCCTTGCAAATTTGGTGGCAGTTTCAAAATTCTAATATCTATTGCATATTTGCATCTTAAGTGTCTTACTTTTAtgtttctttgttcttttttacACCAACCCTGCTACAATAACTCATCTTTTTCAAGCTGGCTTTCCATACTTATCTACCTGTATTTCAGACTCTGTATAATTTCCCTGGTGAAGAACTACTATGATATATGACTTTACACTGACTGAAACAGATTACCTTACGAAGGACATGGGCAAAGATGCCACTTTGGCATAAGATAAAACTGCTATATTCCTTACTTTTCCAAGCTGTCTTTCTACCAAGTCCCGATGCTCTTAATAGTATGGTAAACATCTACTTGATTTGTTGAAAGACAACCACTTCTCCTCCATGCTGCTAATGTTTAGTTTCTTGTGATTAATGATTTGTTCTTGCGTATATTCAGCTTAAGGAAATGGACGATGTTGACATGCTGACTCTTGTGATTCAAGAGATGAGCAAGGAGTACCCCACTCTAATGGAAACACTCGTACATGAGCGAGATCAGTAAGTATTCTTCTGAGTTAACTATTCAATCAAACTAATGCTAAGATCAAAAGATGATGCCACATCTGTATAACTTTGTCCTATCACAGTAATCTGCTTCATTTCAGCCCTTATACCGTGAACATTTTCTTGATCACAGAGGTTTAGTTAGTAAACAAGTAAGTAATTCAGATGTAGACTAAGGAACGATGCTGATGATGTTATTGGTTTATATTAACTATTTCAAATGATCCAAATACGAGCTCCATGTATGCTTGTGGAGGTTGGGGTGTTTAGATAAACaaatttcattttgatttgTGGACCAtaaatgatttttgtaaattcttATTGTTTTGTTGATCTGATTGCTTGATTTTAATGGTTGGATATTTAGGTACATGTCATCTACATTACTGAGAATTGCCAGCGAGCATCGTTCAGTAGTTGCAGTAGTGGGAAAGGGGCACCTCCAAGGAATTAAAAAGCATTGGCAGCAGCCTGTTGTGGTTGGTGAATCCTTCCTTTTGAATAATCTTTATAGTTCCGTTTCAAAAAGAACAATAATAATCTTTATAGTTTTTATCTTATCCCACTCGTCGGTAGTGGTTATACAGGAAAATCAGTTCCTTTCCCATTAATGCTCCTTAGATTTGCTTTCTGGATCTGATTTTTCGTTGATGGTTTCTTGAATAGAAAGTATGTGTTTGCATTTTTTGACAAGTATTTCCTACAATTTGTCTCTAAACTTCCATGCTCTGTTTTTCCATGTATTGCAGGTGAAGGATCTTATGGTAATTCCATCACAAAAGTCCTTTTTTACCACCGCAAGGATCCTTAAATCTTTGGGTGTCGCGGTAACTGGGGTGGCCATAGTATCAGGCATCTATATTGCATCCAAGAGGAAGTAAAGCTCAGAAAATGGATACTGAACAACTGAATGAGAGGTTGAAGGTCAGCCAATATACACCATGTGATTCTTTGTTGTTGAGCAATACTTCCGATTACCCGAGGGAAAATGTACTAgaagttagatttttttttcctcccacCCAAATATCTGAATCCATTATACTGCCAACCAATTGGTATGGATTTACGCAGTTGCCCGTTGGAGGCGGCCAACTGCctttgttattttcgttttataCAGTTTGTGTTGCTTTACCTGTACTTTTAAGCCGTTTTTGCCCTTTAATCAACAGAATGTTTCTCTGATTTTGTAAATACTAGTTCAAGTTACAAAGGCTCTTAAACTTTTGGTACAAAATTTTCAATAGTCCCACGGTCCGACCCTAAAACCGTGAGTTTAATCGACGGTGATGAGGCTTGGTAAGCAGATCTGTCGACAGAAAACTACGTCCGGACAGTAAACTTCACGGTTATTTCCATCTGGCTACACCGTTTTGGCCAAAATGAAGATCAAGGACACTGAGTTTTGTTTTGAATCCTTCTCTCGGTACAAGTACAAAAGGAGAAAAGCCCCTCTCGGTTTACAATCTTTAAGACCATTagtcaaaagcacttttattgGTTGATTTGTTTGGGATAATTTGTTCATCGTTCTTTTATAAGAATGCAAAAGCACTTTTGACTATTGGCATGTATGTGGAGTTTCCCGGATCCAATGGCATTGCGAATCCACTGATCAGAATGGCCACAATAATCAATTTGGCGTCCGAGCCATTACATCAGGAGGAACCAAATAATCCTCTCGAATTGGTAATGGACgcaagtttcaaatctttcttacaatttcatccaaaaattaacaaaaatattttaacataAATTCAAAAATGTTACGGGGAGTGGGAGCTCAGTGGAAGGAGAAGTCGTTTTGTTAGATGAGCTCACGGCAAGAACCCCTAAAGAGGCCTCGTCCACTGCCCAAAACACGTCCAAGTGTTTAATCTCATCATTGCAACCACAATCCATAAATCAAAACATTCACaatttccaaaattaattaatctaaaaaaaaaaagtacatgaaaaaaaaaatatttgaatttgagCCTCAGTGTGTGTAACAATCAGATCATTGACCAAGAGGGCTCACTGAAATCCGCTAAGATAATTGTATGTTATCATCATAAGCCccaatttcaccaaaaacccTAACTTTGCAGGATTAGACCAAACAAATCAtaccaaaaaccctaattttttgcAGGATTAGACAAAACAAATTTATGGGTTATtgataaaaaccaaaaagatgAGATGGGTAATCATTGAAAAGCAATTTCTTAAATTCGAAATTGGATTGggaaaagaagagaagagaaggagaaggtgTGCTCAGACAGCCAAGGGTTTGTAATCAAACTTTTGGGAGAAGAACCCAGATCATAAACTCTAGTCCACAAAATTGCCTCATCACCGCACACTTCTCACTTGACAGAAACACAGAGGAATTGCACAAATTTGAATTCGATTCAAAACCCTAGATTTTGGTATCTAAGAAAACTTCGGCCAGTAATGGCGGCAGAGGCGAAGGGTTGGGAGGGTGCAGAGATGGGAGATGAAAGTTGATTGTATATATAGGCTTAGGGTTTACGCGAGTGATGGAAATTGGGggtggggtttagggttttgacgGCTATACCAAAAATGGGCCAAATGAAAGAGTTCAAGCCCATTTTAGGAACCAAACCCTAAAAGCCCAGTGTCAGTTCTAGCCttcgtatttttcttttttcttttttcttttttttttttttgtgaaattatagtATAATATTATTTCACTGTAATAATCAAATGGCTGTATAAATGATTttcaatttggacgaattttttTAACAATGATCTATAGATacagattgaaaaaaaaaaagtcataaaATGGAAATTATTGTGGAAATGAGCTCAAATGTGTAATTAATTAACATCgtattaagttactaactaaaaTTTCAGAAATCTGTAATAGATTAAGCATATAGAATGATGCATGGTCGTTTCAccaaaattctaaatttattaTGGCTAAACAATACTAAGTGATTTTTTTTCGTGATTAAACATTAAAGTAGTGAACAAATCACGTCGTTAAAGTAGTGATTAGTATAATTGTGGTTTGACTAAGATACAAAGACCTTATTCTCCCCAGTATCCCCTTTTTATAATGATTTGGTATTTACGTACACGAAGACAATGACAAGAGAAAGCAACACTCCAAATGGACCTCAACTTTATTAATACGAAACAATTCACGAACATTGCCATTTTTatcacaccaaataaaaaataaataaaaaataaaaacactgaAAATTAACCAAAGATTTCCATTTTCTAGCTATTCACAACTGAACACTGCTTCCTAATCTCACCAGCCGATCCAGTCTTAACATTAATCCGACCCATTTTCTCCATGGACTTTCCAAACTCGTCGTAGAAGTTCTGCAGTGAACCTTTGAGCAGTCGGTTGATATAATTAAGAGTGGTTGAGCTGGTTGTCAAAGCAGCATCGGATTCAAACAGCCCTCGCCTTTTGAGCAAAAGTTTGTAGTAGCTTAGGTCGAAAGTACGGAAGCTTCCAGGGTCCATCTCAACAATTGTGGTGTTATCAGTTGGAGTTTTGCACTTGTTGGCCTTGAGATTAGCTGCATATTGGGTGTTCAAAGCCGGGTCCTGGTCACCCACTCCGGTGAAATTGTAAAGGCGGTTTGAAAATGATGGGCAATGAGAGACCCCAATTGTGTGAGCACctgaaaacaaggaaaaaaaaaaagaagcaaattaACCCATGTGGTGTGATTAGGTGCATAAGCCCATTAGCCACTGATATGCCTTTAGCAACCTATTAACtactaaatgatttttttatccATTTTATTCCGTGCAACTAATGCCACTAGTTATTGTATGTTATTCAGACTATAAAATTTGACTTATTGATCAAGTTAACTATCGTTTATAATGTGTGATCTTAATTTATAATGTGATAACATAAGTCTGATAAGAGAACATTGTCCTGTATATTTCAAGAATTAGCTTTACCAGGTAGCAAGACCAAGTCCTTCAAATCAAGACCCACGTTGGCAAAAGTTCTTTGGAGAGTGCCCAAGTTGGAAAATGGGGTTGGGATGTTGGCTAAGGCTTCTGCCCTCCTTGCGATCACCCCATCTCTTCTACCTGTTGGAACCTTCCAAGTTGGACCTCCCTACACACCAAACAACGATGAAAATCTAATAAATTGGGAATACGTttgattattttggtttttgaactTTGATGGTAGGTTGGCGATCTTACTGTTGCAACAATGGAATCTCTTGCTGCCAAAGCAATAACATCTGCGCAGGAAACTACTCCAGGGCACTGAGCTTCAAGTCGGCTCTTTATTCTGTCAATGAAGTCAAACCCTCTAAGGGTTAGATTTGGGGGAGCATCTTTTTCAGCTTGGTTACTTGAAGTCGAGTTAAGAAGAACGGATGCATCACAACCCTAATAAGCAACAAGCATTCATTAGTTCCAAATTACAACTCTAACACTAACAATACAGTTGCAGAGAATGTTGGTTTGTAAAGAGAAGAAGATGGTCACATACCCTGACAAAGCAATCATGGAAGTGCAACCTTATGAGAGCAGCTGCAAGTGAGGGTGCATTGTGGATATGCTCCTCGACGTAGTCTTTCACAATCTTCTCTGCTTTTGGGCAGTTCTTGGAATAAAATCCCAATTGCAACTGAGCTTCACTGAAGCCTATGATCACCAGAAGACATGAAACCAAAATCCTAGAAAATCGAATCGACCCCATTTTCGTTGCAACTGAGCTTCAACTTGTAGTAATTTGGAGGAAGAAACTTGATTTGAATGTGGTGGCAATTACAAAACTGTGATTTGAAATTTATAGGCCTCCACCCCCAACTTCAACTTTGTGGACCTAGTGCAAGATAAGAAATTGCAAGGTGACGTCCAACTACCATGCTTGTAGGCGATTCTATATACTTTCTTTAATATTGTAACTAGTACGAGCAGTTAAAGTAGTTCCTCGTAAGACAAGTAAAGAAAATCCCATATCTCGAATGTTTTTCTACTTTGGTGATGGATTATGTTTGAAGGTAGCCTGTGACAgcacatattttttttggtcTCGTTGCCACCAAATTTGCCTTAATTACGAATGAGTATCAATTTTTCGGTTTGATTGTCATACTATTACGAAATGTTACTAATATATTTTTGTTGCACATTGTATCATTTTAGTGTTAGAGATACTATACTCTAGattcataaaattttaattatgtcGTTTACCCATATTATACACGGTTTCACAACATCATCTAACAATATGATCATCGTATGGAAAAAAGAATGTGAGATTGGATTAACTTGGTACATAcaaattttaatattcaatGGTGACGGCTTATATATATCATATGCGCATGTACCGTGGATTTGGTGGAGTTTGATCTTATGTTTGCCAAATAACGCAGTATACTCACCtgctcctatatatatatactggcATTTTTAATTTCATCATTCTTCCCAACTATCCAATTTTCTTATCAATGATTGGGTATCTGCCCTtgttaaagaaattaaaatatatattaagaaatgaatgacaaaatgGCAAACAACAAATCAATCGAGTCGAGTTGATGAacattaggccatctccaatcaaAGGGTTCAGAGGGTCAGAGGGctaaaaatagcccgaaaatcgtcgccaaccgagggctaggccaaagggcttgtgggccccaaTGGACAAAAAATGCCAACCGATTGGCCCAAATGAGCCAGCCAGCCCCGGGTTGGACCAAAAATTTGagtattcctgtcggttatatctaACAGAACTGgtaggcctttttttttttgttttttttacaatttttttttttaaattctattttttcctataactttctAAGCCATTAtataacattaaattaaattaagtaacatgaaacaacattaaataacattaaatttaaataataaattatatttggccctcagttggaaacagttttttgtgacagggctaaaacgagccctatggcctcttgaccctcagttggagatgaagACAAATACGACCctgtattgttcattaaaatattaatatttgatagggctagagggctaaaacgagccctctggctcTCGTtcgttggagatggccttaggccTCCTCAAAGTCTCAATATCTTAttatacactcctcacaaacatatttttcttttttattataaaaaaaaattagagtttaaaat from Pyrus communis chromosome 7, drPyrComm1.1, whole genome shotgun sequence encodes the following:
- the LOC137738735 gene encoding uncharacterized protein, with translation MIRSTRLVASLYSPESRRVFLSLRRSLNSFAQFSTVRNLRFASSAIDGGPRQREPMRPLMDAESPLPDPASAENFVHVENPMIEDLSDSIVGVDAPRDEYDDGISMTAVAESFEQRRFLPEELSRSVVVLTCESTAEGGVCDVHLVGTAHVSVESCREVEAVISYLKPEVVFLELCSSRVAALTPQNLKVPTMGEMIEMWKKKHNAFGIVYSWFLAKVSSRLEVFPGAEFRVAYEEAMKYGGRVILGDRPVQITLRRTWAKMPLWHKIKLLYSLLFQAVFLPSPDALNSMLKEMDDVDMLTLVIQEMSKEYPTLMETLVHERDQYMSSTLLRIASEHRSVVAVVGKGHLQGIKKHWQQPVVVKDLMVIPSQKSFFTTARILKSLGVAVTGVAIVSGIYIASKRK
- the LOC137738828 gene encoding peroxidase 3; this encodes MGSIRFSRILVSCLLVIIGFSEAQLQLGFYSKNCPKAEKIVKDYVEEHIHNAPSLAAALIRLHFHDCFVRGCDASVLLNSTSSNQAEKDAPPNLTLRGFDFIDRIKSRLEAQCPGVVSCADVIALAARDSIVATGGPTWKVPTGRRDGVIARRAEALANIPTPFSNLGTLQRTFANVGLDLKDLVLLPGAHTIGVSHCPSFSNRLYNFTGVGDQDPALNTQYAANLKANKCKTPTDNTTIVEMDPGSFRTFDLSYYKLLLKRRGLFESDAALTTSSTTLNYINRLLKGSLQNFYDEFGKSMEKMGRINVKTGSAGEIRKQCSVVNS